In Drosophila miranda strain MSH22 chromosome XR, D.miranda_PacBio2.1, whole genome shotgun sequence, the genomic window GAGACCGACGCCGACGCTGTCGTGGTGCTGCGCAGGGCTGCTGTGAACCGTTTCGAAAGTGATATCGATATATCGCCAGAGAGGGAGCCGCCGTGCAGTTATGTGGCACATTGTTTCCACTGCTCCGATGCGAAACGCCGTTTCACGTTTGCTCATCCATCAAAAGCATCCAGCCACAGTATTGGCAACAAGCCTCCCCCGAAATTATGGCCGGGGGCGAATTTGGAACAATTTTTTGGCGAAAATGTTTGGCAAATATTTGGCCGTTACGAATATTGTGGGGTCCGGACTTCTGCTGGTGGCCGGCGACGCAGTCACACAACAATATGAAAGAGCCATTCATAAGAGATTGTTCGACTTTCACCGTTCGGGATGCATGTTCCTAACGGGTTTGGCTGTTGGCCCAGTGCAGCATGCATTCTACAGTCACCTAGATGTATACCTGCCGGATTCGAAACGTATTACTGCAGTGAAGAAGATCTTTTTCGATCAGATGTTCATGTCGCCAACATATATATTTCTGTTCTTCTATGTATCCAGCCTGCTGGAGGGCAAAACAATCAAGGAGTCTAATGCAGAAATTCGCGAGAAATTCCTATACACCTGGATGATCGACTGTTTGATCTGGCCAGCAGTACAGTACCTGAATTTTCGCTTTCTCAATCCCAGGCATCGTGTGGTCTTCATAAACGTGACcaactgtatgtacatagtCCTGCTCTCTTATATAAAGCACGATTGGGCCCTCCATAATCAAAATCCtgaaataaaagaaaaatcCGACTAGAATCCATACATCGATTGCCCCCTCACTCATCGATTTTCATTTCAAATCAACCCTTAACAATGATAGACAGCAACACTTTCGTAACGTAAAtggaaaaaagagagaaagaatACAATACACAAAGAGGAAAGAAGGACGGTAGGGAGACGAGCGTTAATTTTGAATTGTCTGCCCGCCGCCTGTAGGCTGTGCAGTGCAGAATGTTGTCCATCCGCTGCGTACGGCTGCTGCCTTGGGGCCCGAATCCGCTCCGGCCGCTCCTAGCCAAACAAATCGATGTGCCTGTCGTCCATCAGCGTTCCTTCACAGCCCTCTCCAGAATCCGCACACGAGTACCTGCTGATGTAATCGCTGGAAGAGCATGTGGCCGTCGAATGATCAGTGGCAAGACGGGCGAGCCCCTGACACTGCTCCTCCATCGCTGGACGAAGCTGGCGTGGAGCAACATGTTCGGCAAGTACCTGCTGGTCACAAATGTGTTGGGCTCCGGCCTGCTCATGGTCGTCGGCGATGTGATTGCCCAGGAGTACGAGTATCGCAGGGGACTGCGGCGACACGATCGCTATGATACGGATCGCATGCTCCGCATGTTTGTAGCCGGAGCACTGCAGGGACCACTCCACCACTACGTCTACAACTGGATGGATCGCATTATGCCGGCGCGTACCATGACGAACATTGCCAAGAAGATACTCATCGACCAGCTGGTCATGTCGCCCGCCTGCATTCTGATATTCTTCTACTCCGTGTGCTATCTGGAGGGTCAAACGCTCGAGTGCACCAACAATGAGCTGATTGGGAAATTCCCCTACATATATTTGCTGGACTGGATGACCTGGCCGGCGGCACAGTATCTAAACTTTCGTTACCTGGACACCAAATATCGCGTTACGTTCGTGAACATCTGCACGGCCGTCTACAATGTTCTGATTTCCTACATGAAGCATGACTTCGGTATACATTTGCCGCTGGAGCAGGAAACACAACCAACATTCGTTGAATCACTCAGCCAGGGATTAAGAGCGCCCCCGGCAACAGCACCAAAATCGGAAGCAGACACAGCAAACGACAAAGCCACACCGAAGAAAACGCACTAAACACCTTAGTACTTTTTGTGATATTGATAAACGATCCAATCTAAATTCTTAAGTCTACGACGACTATGTGTAATTATTTGTGCacatttgtttaaagaaaagaaagaggCTATTAGTACAgctaaaaatatatatatatagcgCACACTATTCCCCCATTATTATCTAATCTAGTCCCCTGCCTGTCACATTACTTGATCTCGATGGTCTCCACGGGTTGGATGCCAAAGATATGCTGTGCCAGCATTAGCTGCTCCTGGGTGATGAAGTTCGCTAGGACTGTGATGATATTCTCATTGCAGCGTGCAATCTGTTGCCTGGTGATGGTCTTAAACTCGTCCCTGGCGCCCTTGTCCGCTCCCCGAGTGCCGATGCGACGAGCCGGCGCACCAGCACTGGCTGGCCCACCGCTCGACACCCCTGTGGGTGAACCAGTTAGCTCGAAATTGGAATCCTCCACCTGGGAGTTCCATATGTGCGAGAGTTCCTCAATCAAATCGATGCCAATGATGTAGGTGGAAAGGATGCGCAGATTGAACGACTTGCGTTGCTTTATCACGCTGAAGATCTGCTGGGTGAGCCGCAAGTCGTTGAGAAGATTCAACTGCTGCAGCACCAGGAGATCACCAAGCAGACGATCCGAGCAGTTGGGCTCGTACACCTGGCGGCTAATGCGACTAATGATGGCTCCCGTGCAGTATTGGACGAGGGCGGCTCGAGTGAGGGGCAGAAAGACCATGTGACGATGACCCTTGAGCGTCATGTTCTCCAACAGATGGCCATTTGTGGCGGGCAGCTCGCCAATAATCTTCAATATGCACTGGAAGCCCTGGAGCTAAAGGGGAAGGAGACAACCGTGATAAAGATAAGCGTCCAGATTACCGGACACGATCTACTTACAGTCATGCTCCCCTGCATTAGATTGAGACTGAGGATCTGCAGGCTCTGCACCAAACTGCTCTGGGTAGTCATTTCCCCCATCAGTTTGTTGGCCTCGTCGCGATGGCCAAAGTAAATGGCTAGATCGAAGAGGAATCGCGATATCCATGGCGCCAGCGGCAGGGCCACCATCAATTGGCTGAAGTCCCGCTGAAATTGATCCGTGTTGAGCAGCTGCCAGCACTGAGCCGCGTGCAGAAAGGCATTCGACAGATCCGGACTGAGGGGCGTCGTCAACGAGAACTTGGGCGGCTCCATGGTCTGATCCTCAGAGCCGTCGCCATCTGGCGCCCACTCAATAAAGCCTTCGACTAGCACATGACTGACGTCCGCATCATCGATGCGCAGTCGGCAGTTGCGTATGTAGCCATGCAGCGAGTAGATGAACAGGGTGGTGGCATAGAAGAGCACCTTGGAGCTGCCCGGTGGACTGGCGGACAGGATGTCCACCAGCTTCTCCCAGTATACATTCTGGCTGCCCTGCTTACTGAAGGGCAGGAATGGTTCCCAGCCCATCATCTGGCCGCAGAGCATTAGGACTTTGAATATAGTCTTCCAGAGGTCCGTAGGTTCCGTTTCCGACTCCATTATCTGACGCAGATAATACTCCAAGGAGTTGGTGTAGAGCCTACAGGCCAGCACTGGAGGCAGCTCGGGGGGCTTGTGCTGTATCATCGGCAGCACATCCTCGACCAGTATGCGCTGATACACATCCGGATCCGTTGTCATGCCCTCGGCCAACAGCTCGAGGAGACGCGGAGCGTGCGTTGTGACCGACATGGGGAATTTCCTAAACATCAATATATAGATGCTGATGCACTGCTCCAGATCGTCGCCGCAGTGGTTGATGGTATGCATGAATATGTTGTGCTGCACATCGGGCGTCAAATGCTTGTACATCTTCACAAAGAACTCCTGCTCCGGTGTGTTCTCGCGCTTGTTCCTTAGGGCATTGGTCAGGGCGTTTATTTCCTGCCACAGCTCTGTATGCTGATTCGGAAAGTTGGTGGCTCTGCAAGCCCATTCATTTGATTCATTCATATTTCATTGATTTTGTCTTATTTACTCACATGACACTGAAACACTTGGCCGCCTCCTCGTAGTTCTTGCCATCGCGCTCAAAGAGGTACGCCTCATACTGCACATTGAATGCAGCGGGATACAGCGTCTTGGCCGTGATTATCCAGGCTTTGGCTGCAAAGGGATCCTCTTTTCGCAGACTCTGCGCCTGCTTAACCATGTACAATTCGTTTTCCTCGTTCTTGGCCattatttcttattttttgTCAACAAATCATTTAGCCGGCAGAAGAGGTGTCAAAccatcgatagtatcgatactATGAtactattgagctcttatcgGTCGCTTCCCCTTCTCTACTTTGATTTTGAAAAGTGCAGTGGTGTCAACCGAAAAACTTGAAGATCCCTTTATACATTCATTAAAAAAATAGCGACTTTTTTAATGGCTTTTTTAACTTTTCTAGTTCTATGAGCCCGATACTATAgtatcgatagtatcgatttTTTGAATCAAAACTATTGAGTGGCGCCACTATCGATGGTTTGACAGCTCGAGCACAAACAacacagaaaacaaaaaaaacgaaagaggatAGTCGTTCTTATTgttcaattttgatattccgtcaaatattattagctagatAAATCAATttgccatgcccacataattttatacgatttatgaatcaatttttacttaactggcttgatctaaatacttgcttttattggatcttgtctaaaaaaaggttttagcgaaataggtcaaacAAAagaaggttttagcgaaatgggtcaaaacaaataaacgaaagaggatagtcgttcatattgctcaatttagagattccgttgaataattctggctaTTTATTTTATTAGTTTATTTTCCTGTTCTTAATTAATCCAGCTATAATTCATATATTTGCCACTAACCAACACAGCTCTCTTAAGTATTTTACAGCCCTGGCTAATCGATAGTCGACAAGTGGCACAGCTGATGcgaaatttatatatatatttttttttttttaacttcgTGTGATTTTTGCAACTAAAACTAAATATACTAAACAAATGAAATGAGCAACGATGATGCGGTCAACATTGTGAAATATGCCGGTGACCAAGCGAATAGCGATAATTCGTGGGCCTACGCGCGGAAGTGAGAGATGATCAATGCGGGGATGCTGATCACATCGCTAAAATCTTTTGGatatacaaaacaaaaactattCGCCGGAATCAATGTGTGTATAGAGGAACAGACAATTTCCCTATAAATACAGTCATGTCAAACAGTTGTGTTCATTCTTATTTGGAAGGAAAGACTTGGTGCACACGCCAAATATATATGTTGATACAAACGTAGCTTGCCGATTTTGATTGTCATGCTGCTAAGCAATGACATTCCAAGAGTATAGTCAGAGTTGAAGGAACCAAATTCGTACGTAATAAAAATAGAATGTCAGAAATTAAAACAGATCCCGCGACCAGAGAAGGGCCCTCAACATCTGggacacagcagcagcagcaacaagtgTCTGCAACGGGCACCGCCAAGCCGCCACAACACGGTGGGTATTTCATATTGGTTATCTATAGGTAGTATTTACTCTGCACTCACCTCTGGCAAGTCATCGATAGCGAATGTTGCGAGAATGTTCTAGCAGTAGGAACTCCTATTGTTTAATTTATGATACGTaagtgcatatgtatgtagaataACTAACTCCAACGATTTGTCTTACTTTCGCTGTCGCTCAACTTAAAGAGTTTCgtatttttagtttttagctGTAACAGTATACTTTGCGTAACGGTATTTACCGGACAGTGTTGCCACACATACCATAATCGTAAATCGTAAATCGTAAATCGTAAATCGTAAATAATTGCCCGCGTTTTGAGTTGGTTTCGATTTGAGTTTgagtttcgtttcgtttcgttccgTTTCCtgtgtgtacatatatattcgtTTGTAGTGTAACATGAGAATGAACTTTTGAGTTATTGCATCCATCCCGCACGCAGCAGGTTAGTTTCTCCTTGTAATTTTCATCTTTTGAATACCAATCCAATCAAAAACACAATCACCCACTAACTAATCTTTGCAATTCTCATAGAGAGCACCCAGAAATAACACATTCAACACAcccaaaccaacaaaaaaaaaccaattaGACCGAagtttttgaaaaaaaaaaaccaaacctCATTACAGCGGCTGGGACCAAGAGATGTCGGCCGCTGGAGCAGATCCCCAAGGAGAACAAAGAGCCTCCTCTCGACATCGAACATGCCACACCGGAGGCTGTGCCGCTGCATATGCTCCAACTGCTGGACCAATACAAGGGCGAAGTTCCTAAAATCTCCTCAGCCGAACTTATGATGCATCTCATCTACCTGCTGGCCCTGGAGAGCGGATTTGTGGAGAATGAGACCTACAACCAGACGCGCCACAAGCTTAAGCCGGTGCCCGCCTTCAGCAGTTTCCATGCCGGCAACGTGCGGATTCTCAGCCTCGAAACGACCCACTATGTAGTCGAATTCAACGACACCATGTTCACCATTAAACTGCGCACGCTTCAGGACAAGCATGCGACGGAAGAGGCCGCCCTGGTTGTTGCCATGCAGTCCACCCTTAGGGCCGTCCACCTCGGCGATGAGCTGATGGTTAGCCTTAGTCCCCCAGTGTCCTCCAAGCTTCCGGGCTATAGCATAGCCCTCAGCATCGCACGCTATGTCCTCAACATTCAGGCGAAAGGAAAACCGATCTTCAATCGCTTTCGCAAACTGGACAATCTCTCCTATCTGATAAAGCAGCACATCTTTTATCCGATGCGCACCCAGCAACTCATGCAGGTCAATCACCAGCTGTTGCCCTCACTCATGGGCATGCCCGAGGAGCTGTACGAGAAGATATTTCGGCATCTCAGTCGCAGTCAACTGAAGATAGTGGCAAAGGTTAATAGTCATCTGAACTACCATACCAAAAGGGTACTGGAGCGTTTCGATCCAAAATTCTCCtaaattatcgtttatttctGTGAAAtgaatctttttttttttgtggtgtATTTGTAAACATTAAATATATTTAGTGTTTAAGGCATTAGGTGTGGTTCTGTTTAAAGATCtggatatatgtacatattaaATTTCCGAAAATACCAGACAAaccataaatacatatattaaaaaatatgTTTAAAATTGCAAAACAGAAAAGACCTTTTAAGAATATATGTTTGGGAAATAAAAAACCAATATAAAAAGCCCTCTCTTATACTTATATCACCTTTGaatatgtatgtaattatTTTGCACTTTTTATCCTTACCGCCTGCATGTTTTtgtgttcttttctttttgcatTTTCCGTTCAGTTGTGGAGCCCACAACGCCATCGGCTGAGTCATGTGATTCCTATAATATATTTGAGCCATCGCCGACACCAATGCCATTGGACTGCATCAGCATCAAGAGCAGTGCCAGCAGTTATTTATACGATCGTGATACCATAGGTAAGTGTGTTCTGATCATATGCACCCCTCTATATACCCCATGTACGCGCGTATGTATACCGGTGAAGAGAGTGCCTGAATTGAGTGTGAGAGAGGGGTAAACGCCCCTAGGCGAGTCGGCCCTTAACCACAGAAGTGCAGAATGTGTAACAAGCGGCTCCAGCCGCCAGCAGGGAAAACACTCTCAGGAGCCGCACCTCCCACGCCCCACACCTCGATTCGATATTTATGCGCACGCAAAATCCGCAAAACCCACGCGAACGACGACACCATCCAGAGGACCCCCTTTTGAAGGCCCCGACCCATTGGAAACTTCCCCTTTTGTGGGTGGGATGGCgatggcatccacaatttggCTTTCTACCTCGTCGTCGGGCATCCAGCGACACTTGCTGCTCTTTTCTGGGCTCCTATTTCGTGTTTATATTACGATATCGACTTTCTCGGTGACCTTATCACtgaaataataaaaataagaaCAGCATCGGGTAAAAGGCAAGCCCAGCATCCCTGGGAAAGTCCGCACTGCACTTTTCTGCGTACCACCTTATGCTTTTGGGGCCTTCCCTTGGGTCCTGTCGAAATTATCCTGCTACAACTTTAtcaaaataacaaaaaacaGTGACAAATGCATAAATAAATTatagcaacaacaaaaggAGAAGCATATTCCTTTGGGtccccactctctctctctctctctctctccgtctaGCTCCATCTCCCTCTGACAGCTtcacaatttaatttttaaacaTTGCGTCTCCTGAAAAGCTCTCGAGAGTAAAAGCTTTTGTGGGCTGCTCTTGAACGGGtccgtcctcgtcctcgtcctcgtcctcggcCCCCAGGAGCAGCTGTTTGCCTCGGCTCCCGCCCCTTGCGTCCGCCCACAATCCCGATGGTTGGGTGAACGAACCCCAGTGGAGTTCAGTGGGCCGCATGCATCTCAAGGGCACAGTGGGCATAGGAACCCCTTCAGACTCGATTAGACTTCAATTTTGGGAAAACAGGTTATTTCCCGAATTCAATATTTTGCAGGGTCTTAATTGCAGCTGATAAAACGCTGTTTTGACAGTAATTCTTTAGATTAATAAATGGTATCTTATCGCCAGTAAATGACCTAAAATGTCCAAACTACTCATGATTGATAATTATCTGTTCagttatgtacatatatgcttaTTTCGTTTAGCGGTATGATGAATCGCTTTCTGTTTTATTGAAATGCATTCGAATTTTCTAGAATCGGTTATGAATCAGTTTTTGGTTGGAATATCGTCTGAAACACTTCCTGTAATGGACTACAAAAACTCTACTACTCTCAGAGCATACTTCAAAGGCAATCAATGTCTGCGACGCAATTATCATGTCGCTCTTTATCTTTCTAACCCACACACATTGCCGCAGAGAAACACGCTCAACGGGCGCTATCTACCTCTTTTCCCTTTTGATCCTCGCTGAGCTagtcgtctctctctctctctctc contains:
- the LOC108151650 gene encoding protein nutcracker, whose product is MIPAGTKRCRPLEQIPKENKEPPLDIEHATPEAVPLHMLQLLDQYKGEVPKISSAELMMHLIYLLALESGFVENETYNQTRHKLKPVPAFSSFHAGNVRILSLETTHYVVEFNDTMFTIKLRTLQDKHATEEAALVVAMQSTLRAVHLGDELMVSLSPPVSSKLPGYSIALSIARYVLNIQAKGKPIFNRFRKLDNLSYLIKQHIFYPMRTQQLMQVNHQLLPSLMGMPEELYEKIFRHLSRSQLKIVAKVNSHLNYHTKRVLERFDPKFS
- the LOC108152302 gene encoding integrator complex subunit 10 — encoded protein: MAKNEENELYMVKQAQSLRKEDPFAAKAWIITAKTLYPAAFNVQYEAYLFERDGKNYEEAAKCFSVIATNFPNQHTELWQEINALTNALRNKRENTPEQEFFVKMYKHLTPDVQHNIFMHTINHCGDDLEQCISIYILMFRKFPMSVTTHAPRLLELLAEGMTTDPDVYQRILVEDVLPMIQHKPPELPPVLACRLYTNSLEYYLRQIMESETEPTDLWKTIFKVLMLCGQMMGWEPFLPFSKQGSQNVYWEKLVDILSASPPGSSKVLFYATTLFIYSLHGYIRNCRLRIDDADVSHVLVEGFIEWAPDGDGSEDQTMEPPKFSLTTPLSPDLSNAFLHAAQCWQLLNTDQFQRDFSQLMVALPLAPWISRFLFDLAIYFGHRDEANKLMGEMTTQSSLVQSLQILSLNLMQGSMTLQGFQCILKIIGELPATNGHLLENMTLKGHRHMVFLPLTRAALVQYCTGAIISRISRQVYEPNCSDRLLGDLLVLQQLNLLNDLRLTQQIFSVIKQRKSFNLRILSTYIIGIDLIEELSHIWNSQVEDSNFELTGSPTGVSSGGPASAGAPARRIGTRGADKGARDEFKTITRQQIARCNENIITVLANFITQEQLMLAQHIFGIQPVETIEIK
- the LOC108152305 gene encoding mpv17-like protein 2 is translated as MLSIRCVRLLPWGPNPLRPLLAKQIDVPVVHQRSFTALSRIRTRVPADVIAGRACGRRMISGKTGEPLTLLLHRWTKLAWSNMFGKYLLVTNVLGSGLLMVVGDVIAQEYEYRRGLRRHDRYDTDRMLRMFVAGALQGPLHHYVYNWMDRIMPARTMTNIAKKILIDQLVMSPACILIFFYSVCYLEGQTLECTNNELIGKFPYIYLLDWMTWPAAQYLNFRYLDTKYRVTFVNICTAVYNVLISYMKHDFGIHLPLEQETQPTFVESLSQGLRAPPATAPKSEADTANDKATPKKTH
- the LOC108152306 gene encoding mpv17-like protein 2, whose product is MWHIVSTAPMRNAVSRLLIHQKHPATVLATSLPRNYGRGRIWNNFLAKMFGKYLAVTNIVGSGLLLVAGDAVTQQYERAIHKRLFDFHRSGCMFLTGLAVGPVQHAFYSHLDVYLPDSKRITAVKKIFFDQMFMSPTYIFLFFYVSSLLEGKTIKESNAEIREKFLYTWMIDCLIWPAVQYLNFRFLNPRHRVVFINVTNCMYIVLLSYIKHDWALHNQNPEIKEKSD